In the Holophagales bacterium genome, one interval contains:
- a CDS encoding AAA family ATPase, with protein sequence MRLDRLDLVAYGPFTNVSIDFDRAAGLHVVFGPNEAGKSSALRAVGDLLFGVPAQTADNFLHPYDALRIRASISARDGRTLELVRRKGRSGSDLLDAAGHALARDVLVPFLGGAERDFFERSFGLDPGRLAEGAMDLLRSGGDVGRAVLQATSGLSGLSARLDAIEAEAGNLFRERGKTQAINASLARLKELERETKEQSQSAESWRSLDEELAKVRLEVARLLELRTANEVEWQRLSRIQRALPLLARRARAQSALERLAGVPVLSAEFDRTGQLAREELLRAATAEEGLARDVESLEKEVSRFPAAGKILERAARIEELHLECGTMREFLKDLPKRDAELREATAQAARLAAEIAPALGLDALLEAPPSRPARKALRASAGRARGLRDSLAREERELAAARESIRAAKEKLSSLGPAVDPAPLAKALQDCRRGGDPVEGLEKAERAERKARKALDESLASLPGWAPRGADALAALAAAPEALIDAFQKRFAALEKDEGDLASARSSLAAQRADLESERGRLAARGALPTREAVGGARERRTKGWRLVRRVYVDREPGAEDEARLFDPERPLVEAFERSVETADVAADRLVDSAAIAAEDAELVRQLRKIDEALAECGRRGEELGARRSALESEWRAAWPADGIPPGPPAAMKEWLRARSRALEHLEAHRAAAAEVDVARSALDRARGALVAAAALVRPGGPPPPAAYLAAEAFVEEMRRGLEKASVERGKLEAAIETATAKAASLEAAAAQARAALEEWKASWGEEVRVLWRPATVSTEEVEGILEACDEFDALAGRVPGLRDRVQKMQSRLEEFAASVGTLCAEVAPDLRQSEAVVAATALFERFAAEREAEGKRARDRESLAKGRVKLAEERGKGEAARRKVEAICREAGCAGEAELSARLEQLAEKRGVLKELEQAENELVSVGAGRSPADLAAECAGVDGDALPALLEKAGDERKELDGKIGTQHRREGELGQSLEAANGGDAAATRGQEAAGVRARIEEDARRWLRLRACAFLLRRAIDGWRKENQDPLLVEATQLFSSLTGGRFVSLLAEVDDDGNPVIVAERAEGRRVPMSGLSDGTRDQLFLALRLASVRRWAKDAEPLPFVADDLLVSFDDERAAAALRTLAEFGREVQVILFTHHRHVVDLAKAHLAPDVLRVHELKG encoded by the coding sequence GTGAGGCTCGACCGCCTCGACCTCGTCGCCTACGGCCCCTTCACGAACGTCTCGATCGACTTCGACCGGGCGGCGGGCCTGCACGTCGTCTTCGGGCCGAACGAGGCCGGCAAGTCGTCGGCGCTCCGGGCCGTCGGCGACCTCCTCTTCGGAGTCCCCGCGCAGACGGCCGACAACTTCCTGCACCCCTACGACGCCCTCCGGATCCGCGCCTCGATCTCCGCGCGCGACGGCCGGACGCTCGAGCTCGTCCGCCGCAAGGGGCGGAGCGGGAGCGACCTCCTCGACGCGGCCGGGCACGCGCTGGCGCGCGACGTCCTCGTTCCGTTCCTCGGGGGCGCCGAGCGGGACTTCTTCGAGCGGAGCTTCGGCCTCGACCCCGGGCGGCTCGCCGAGGGGGCGATGGACCTCCTCCGGAGCGGAGGGGACGTCGGCCGGGCGGTGCTGCAGGCCACGTCCGGCCTCTCGGGGCTCTCGGCGCGGCTGGACGCGATCGAGGCGGAGGCGGGGAACCTCTTCAGGGAGAGGGGCAAGACGCAGGCGATCAACGCCTCCCTCGCCCGGCTGAAGGAGCTGGAGCGGGAGACGAAGGAGCAGAGCCAGAGCGCGGAGTCGTGGAGGAGCCTCGACGAGGAGCTCGCGAAGGTCCGGCTCGAGGTGGCGCGGCTCCTCGAGCTGCGGACGGCGAACGAGGTGGAATGGCAGAGGCTCTCGCGCATCCAGCGGGCGCTCCCGCTCCTCGCGCGCCGGGCCCGGGCGCAGTCGGCGCTGGAACGGCTCGCCGGGGTCCCCGTCCTCTCCGCCGAGTTCGACCGGACGGGGCAGCTGGCCCGCGAGGAGCTGCTCCGGGCCGCGACGGCCGAGGAGGGCCTCGCGCGCGACGTGGAGAGCCTCGAGAAGGAGGTCTCGCGGTTCCCCGCGGCCGGAAAGATCCTCGAGCGCGCGGCGCGGATCGAGGAGCTGCACCTGGAGTGCGGGACGATGCGCGAGTTCCTGAAGGACCTGCCGAAGCGCGACGCGGAGCTGCGGGAGGCGACCGCGCAGGCGGCGCGCCTCGCCGCGGAGATCGCGCCCGCGCTCGGGCTCGACGCCCTCCTCGAGGCGCCTCCGTCCCGGCCCGCGCGCAAGGCGCTCCGGGCGAGCGCCGGCAGGGCTCGGGGCCTCAGGGACAGCCTCGCCCGCGAGGAGCGTGAGCTCGCCGCCGCCCGCGAGTCGATCCGCGCGGCGAAGGAGAAGCTCTCGTCGCTCGGGCCGGCCGTCGACCCGGCGCCCCTGGCGAAGGCCCTGCAGGACTGCCGGCGGGGCGGCGACCCCGTGGAGGGCCTCGAGAAGGCGGAGAGAGCGGAGAGGAAGGCGCGGAAGGCGCTGGACGAGTCGCTCGCGTCGCTCCCGGGCTGGGCGCCGCGCGGGGCGGACGCGCTCGCGGCGCTCGCCGCTGCGCCAGAGGCGCTGATCGACGCGTTCCAGAAGCGGTTCGCCGCGCTCGAGAAGGACGAGGGCGACCTCGCGAGCGCGCGCTCTTCGCTCGCCGCGCAGCGGGCGGACCTGGAGTCCGAGAGAGGGAGGCTCGCCGCCCGCGGCGCGCTGCCGACGCGGGAGGCCGTGGGCGGCGCCCGGGAGAGGCGGACGAAGGGCTGGAGGCTCGTCCGCCGCGTCTACGTCGATCGGGAGCCGGGGGCCGAGGACGAAGCACGTCTCTTCGACCCGGAGCGCCCGCTCGTCGAGGCGTTCGAGCGTTCGGTGGAGACGGCGGACGTCGCCGCCGACCGGCTGGTGGACTCAGCAGCGATCGCCGCGGAGGACGCGGAGCTGGTCCGGCAGCTGCGGAAGATCGACGAGGCGCTCGCGGAGTGCGGCCGCCGGGGCGAGGAGCTCGGCGCGCGCCGCTCCGCTCTCGAGAGCGAGTGGCGCGCCGCCTGGCCCGCCGACGGCATCCCGCCCGGCCCACCGGCCGCGATGAAGGAGTGGCTGCGGGCGAGGAGCCGGGCGCTGGAGCACCTGGAGGCGCACCGCGCCGCCGCGGCCGAGGTCGACGTCGCGCGCTCGGCGCTCGACCGGGCGCGCGGAGCGCTCGTCGCGGCCGCGGCGCTCGTCCGCCCCGGCGGCCCGCCGCCGCCCGCCGCGTACCTGGCGGCGGAAGCGTTCGTCGAGGAGATGAGGCGGGGGCTCGAGAAGGCCTCCGTCGAGAGGGGAAAGCTGGAAGCGGCGATCGAGACGGCGACGGCGAAGGCCGCGTCGCTCGAGGCGGCGGCCGCGCAGGCCCGCGCCGCCCTCGAGGAGTGGAAGGCCTCGTGGGGCGAGGAGGTCCGGGTCCTCTGGCGCCCCGCGACCGTCTCGACCGAGGAGGTGGAGGGCATTCTGGAAGCCTGCGACGAGTTCGACGCCCTGGCGGGCCGGGTGCCGGGGCTTCGGGACCGCGTGCAGAAGATGCAGAGCCGCCTCGAGGAGTTCGCCGCGTCGGTCGGCACGCTCTGCGCGGAGGTCGCGCCCGACCTTCGGCAGTCCGAAGCCGTCGTGGCCGCCACGGCGCTCTTCGAGCGTTTCGCCGCCGAGCGGGAGGCCGAGGGAAAGCGCGCGCGGGACCGCGAGAGCCTCGCGAAGGGCCGCGTGAAGCTCGCGGAGGAGCGCGGGAAGGGCGAGGCCGCGCGCCGGAAGGTGGAGGCCATTTGCCGCGAGGCCGGATGCGCGGGCGAGGCGGAGCTGTCGGCCCGCCTCGAGCAGCTCGCCGAGAAGCGCGGCGTTCTGAAGGAGCTCGAGCAGGCGGAGAACGAGCTGGTGTCGGTCGGCGCCGGCCGCTCTCCCGCCGACCTCGCAGCCGAGTGCGCCGGCGTGGACGGCGACGCCCTCCCGGCGCTCCTCGAGAAGGCGGGGGACGAGCGGAAGGAGCTCGACGGGAAGATCGGCACACAACACAGGCGCGAGGGCGAGCTGGGGCAGAGCCTCGAGGCCGCCAACGGCGGGGATGCGGCCGCCACGCGCGGGCAGGAGGCCGCGGGCGTCCGCGCGCGGATCGAGGAGGACGCCCGGCGCTGGCTGCGGCTCCGGGCCTGTGCGTTCCTCCTCCGGCGCGCGATCGACGGCTGGAGGAAGGAGAACCAGGACCCGCTCCTCGTCGAGGCGACGCAGCTTTTCTCCTCGCTGACGGGAGGGCGCTTCGTCTCGCTTCTCGCGGAGGTCGACGACGACGGGAACCCGGTGATCGTCGCCGAGCGGGCCGAGGGGCGCCGCGTCCCGATGTCCGGCCTGAGCGACGGCACGCGCGACCAGCTCTTCCTCGCCCTCCGGCTCGCCTCCGTGAGGCGCTGGGCGAAGGACGCCGAGCCGCTCCCCTTCGTCGCCGACGACCTCCTCGTCTCCTTCGACGACGAGAGGGCCGCGGCGGCGCTGCGGACGCTCGCGGAGTTCGGAAGGGAGGTGCAGGTGATTCTCTTCACCCACCACCGCCACGTCGTCGACCTCGCGAAGGCCCACCTCGCCCCGGACGTTCTCCGGGTGCACGAGCTGAAGGGCTGA
- a CDS encoding HNH endonuclease, with the protein MIKAAKENFGLEYPWSNAAAWNDWWSDTTQSAGQAPSQMFLYYVIARDIANVETLLGSTKAQDGAGVRYDRTTISVLDLYMAQLQNESHGGSEGAGILAGLKTMKGWFVEFETWFNAIKMAKVPRISTNSSTKVALFIAAAIEVWGTPDKVTEPQWELIQVLLTPGTAGDRGRDWPPRTRSRRESGQDSGHRSRRRWRHVRQSQEVGPAPAYITCSPLARTFPPGWKDVWFRRWAKADEAGSVSYACPICQRLFDHRMMSYLHGDHVWPYSLFGETTWDNYQLICGDCNLDKSNTLDVDVRKALGADEFRQRVRDFLREQVERGTLAEDVVVRSLLGHVV; encoded by the coding sequence ATGATCAAGGCGGCTAAGGAGAACTTCGGACTCGAGTACCCATGGAGCAACGCGGCAGCCTGGAATGACTGGTGGAGCGACACGACCCAGTCCGCCGGGCAGGCACCGTCGCAGATGTTCCTCTACTACGTCATCGCACGGGACATCGCGAACGTGGAGACCCTGCTCGGGAGCACGAAGGCGCAGGACGGAGCCGGTGTCCGCTATGACAGGACGACGATTTCGGTCCTCGACCTCTACATGGCGCAGCTCCAGAACGAGAGCCATGGTGGGTCTGAGGGTGCCGGGATTCTCGCGGGCCTGAAGACGATGAAGGGGTGGTTCGTCGAGTTCGAAACGTGGTTCAACGCGATCAAGATGGCTAAGGTACCGCGCATCAGCACGAACTCTTCGACGAAGGTCGCGCTGTTCATCGCCGCGGCCATCGAAGTCTGGGGAACTCCGGACAAGGTGACCGAGCCGCAATGGGAGCTCATCCAGGTGCTTCTCACTCCAGGGACCGCGGGCGATCGAGGACGCGATTGGCCTCCGCGTACCCGATCCCGAAGGGAAAGTGGCCAGGACAGCGGACACAGATCGCGAAGACGGTGGAGGCATGTCAGGCAATCGCAAGAAGTAGGTCCCGCCCCGGCCTACATCACGTGCAGCCCGCTGGCGAGGACCTTCCCGCCCGGATGGAAGGACGTCTGGTTTCGACGCTGGGCAAAGGCGGACGAGGCGGGAAGCGTCTCGTATGCCTGTCCCATCTGCCAGCGACTGTTCGACCACCGGATGATGAGCTATCTGCACGGAGATCACGTTTGGCCCTATTCGCTGTTCGGCGAGACGACGTGGGACAACTATCAGCTCATCTGTGGCGACTGCAACCTCGACAAGAGCAACACGCTCGATGTCGATGTGCGAAAGGCGCTGGGAGCTGATGAGTTCCGGCAGCGGGTGAGGGACTTCCTCCGGGAGCAGGTCGAGCGCGGCACCCTCGCAGAGGACGTCGTCGTCAGGAGTCTTCTGGGGCATGTCGTATAG
- a CDS encoding DNA repair exonuclease, whose protein sequence is MKLVHAADIHLDSPLRGLDRYDGAPSADLRVATRRAFVNLVDHCLEERVDALLLAGDVYDGDWQDFNTGLFFVKQLARLREAGIRVWAVLGNHDAASVITRRLKLPENVTLLSHDAPQTSVDERLGLAVHGQSFAKRDVGEDLAAAYPRALPGLLNVGLLHTALAGRPEHAPYAPTTADRLASKGYAYWALGHVHRAEVVSRDPWIVFPGNLQGRSVRETGEKGFVVVTAEGTEVRSVEPVAADVARWHDLSVDVSPARSPDDAATLVQRALEAAAGASAGRLVAARVRLTGRGPVHVALVRDLAATEASVRAAAADVSGEVWVEKVVVRTLPEVDLAKARERKDALGHVARTVHDAAGDPETLKALAEELRPLLEKLPAGLGEDGRLFDAAEPGKVEAFLAEVEATLVPMLVEGEERP, encoded by the coding sequence ATGAAGCTCGTCCACGCGGCGGACATCCACCTCGACAGCCCGCTCCGGGGGCTCGACCGGTACGACGGCGCGCCGAGCGCGGACCTGCGCGTCGCGACGCGGCGGGCGTTCGTGAACCTCGTCGACCACTGCCTCGAGGAGCGCGTCGACGCGCTGCTCCTCGCGGGCGACGTGTACGACGGCGACTGGCAGGACTTCAACACCGGCCTCTTCTTCGTCAAGCAGCTCGCGCGGCTCCGCGAGGCGGGGATCCGGGTCTGGGCCGTCCTCGGCAACCACGACGCCGCGAGCGTCATCACGCGCCGGCTGAAGCTGCCCGAGAATGTCACGCTCCTCTCCCACGACGCGCCCCAGACCTCCGTCGACGAGCGGCTCGGCCTCGCGGTGCACGGCCAGAGCTTCGCGAAGAGGGACGTCGGCGAGGACCTCGCCGCGGCCTACCCGCGGGCCCTCCCGGGCCTCCTGAACGTCGGCCTCCTCCACACGGCGCTCGCCGGCCGGCCCGAGCACGCCCCCTACGCCCCGACGACGGCGGACCGCCTCGCCTCGAAGGGGTACGCGTACTGGGCGCTCGGCCACGTGCACCGCGCCGAGGTCGTCTCGCGCGACCCGTGGATCGTCTTCCCCGGGAACCTCCAGGGGCGCAGCGTCCGCGAGACGGGCGAGAAGGGGTTCGTCGTCGTCACCGCGGAAGGGACGGAGGTGAGGTCGGTCGAGCCGGTCGCCGCCGACGTGGCCCGCTGGCACGACCTCTCCGTGGACGTCTCCCCCGCCCGCAGCCCCGACGACGCGGCGACGCTCGTCCAGCGCGCGCTCGAGGCGGCCGCGGGCGCGAGCGCGGGGCGGCTCGTCGCCGCGCGGGTGCGGCTGACGGGGCGCGGGCCGGTGCACGTGGCGCTGGTGCGCGACCTGGCGGCGACGGAGGCGAGCGTGAGGGCCGCCGCCGCGGACGTGAGCGGGGAGGTCTGGGTGGAGAAGGTCGTCGTCCGGACGCTTCCCGAGGTCGACCTCGCGAAGGCGCGGGAGCGGAAGGACGCGCTCGGGCACGTGGCCCGCACCGTCCACGACGCCGCCGGCGACCCGGAGACGCTGAAGGCCCTCGCGGAGGAGCTGCGCCCGCTCCTCGAGAAGCTCCCGGCCGGCCTCGGGGAGGACGGGCGGCTGTTCGACGCGGCGGAGCCGGGAAAGGTGGAGGCGTTCCTCGCCGAGGTGGAGGCGACGCTGGTGCCGATGCTCGTCGAGGGGGAGGAGCGGCCGTGA